In Chanodichthys erythropterus isolate Z2021 chromosome 18, ASM2448905v1, whole genome shotgun sequence, the following are encoded in one genomic region:
- the LOC137007017 gene encoding insulinoma-associated protein 2 → MPRGFLVKRSKRASSASYKVRAQEEKEPRKEDLPSQTPNASIPDVLEPIRESWASGISSKNEQTRLLGDSGVVGESVDYAQSYFSHPEQSASSPRNSTDSYSPIKPISTELLDRCLSSPAMAESFPLVTPVTSIERLLMNHSDMKFGTPVPSSVPTYPAFHQCVKRAFMDSERKSKAPKKPKVIRKLNFEDEVTTSPVLGLKIKKESPESKLAPQSGRKKPLGEFICQLCKEEYPDPFSLAQHKCSRIVRVEYRCPECDKVFSCPANLASHRRWHKPRGLSTGDAKKSQLEARNHEKTSVEGKENASKLSGNNQHQLSPDSSQHHRSAPDSNMMHRVSQDPPLDQRYPSSDKCFEMRISSPDSSRLFDHCPDEPDRSTTPYLPSPGPEEVYECHYCSKKFRRQAYLRKHLAAHETIKASSYGHIESGQITFPCHLCGAHFPSAEIRDKHRLWHAVRDDLLLRPDLSPGEQQIFSCKHCPSTFFSSPGLTRHINKTHPTENRQVMLLQMAVRPGC, encoded by the coding sequence ATGCCACGAGGATTTTTAGTGAAAAGGAGTAAACGTGCCTCATCAGCATCCTACAAGGTGCGTGCGCAAGAAGAAAAAGAGCCGCGCAAAGAGGACCTCCCCAGCCAAACTCCAAATGCAAGTATCCCGGACGTGCTGGAACCTATTAGAGAATCGTGGGCAAGTGGGATAAGCTCTAAAAATGAGCAGACGCGTCTTCTGGGGGACTCTGGGGTTGTTGGAGAGAGCGTCGATTACGCACAGAGTTACTTCAGCCACCCGGAACAGAGCGCGTCATCTCCGCGCAACAGCACCGACTCATACAGCCCGATTAAACCCATCAGCACGGAGCTTTTGGACAGGTGTCTGAGCTCCCCAGCCATGGCAGAGTCCTTTCCCTTGGTCACCCCGGTGACTTCAATCGAGCGTCTGCTAATGAACCACTCTGACATGAAGTTTGGCACACCGGTGCCCTCTTCGGTGCCCACCTACCCTGCGTTTCATCAATGCGTAAAACGCGCGTTCATGGACTCAGAGCGCAAGAGCAAAGCACCAAAAAAGCCTAAAGTCATCCGAAAACTCAATTTTGAAGACGAAGTCACCACCTCACCAGTCCTCGGGCTTAAAATCAAAAAAGAAAGTCCCGAGTCAAAACTGGCGCCGCAAAGCGGCAGAAAAAAGCCGCTGGGTGAGTTCATCTGCCAGCTTTGTAAGGAAGAATACCCTGATCCGTTTTCTCTGGCCCAGCACAAGTGCTCCAGAATCGTGCGGGTTGAATACCGCTGCCCGGAGTGCGACAAAGTTTTCAGCTGCCCTGCTAACCTCGCGTCTCATCGCAGGTGGCACAAACCTCGCGGCCTGAGCACCGGAGACGCGAAGAAGTCTCAGCTGGAGGCGCGTAACCACGAGAAGACTTCAGTGGAGGGGAAGGAGAACGCCAGCAAGTTGAGCGGGAACAATCAGCACCAGCTGAGTCCGGACAGCTCCCAGCATCACAGATCAGCACCGGACAGCAACATGATGCACAGGGTATCCCAAGACCCTCCTCTGGACCAAAGGTACCCATCCTCCGATAAATGCTTTGAGATGCGCATCAGCTCCCCGGACAGCTCCAGGCTGTTCGATCACTGCCCCGACGAGCCTGACAGATCCACCACCCCCTACTTGCCCTCTCCCGGCCCGGAAGAAGTGTATGAATGCCACTACTGCAGCAAGAAGTTTCGCAGGCAAGCCTACCTGAGGAAACACCTGGCCGCGCACGAGACAATCAAAGCATCCTCGTACGGTCACATCGAGAGCGGACAGATCACGTTCCCGTGTCACCTGTGCGGAGCGCACTTCCCCTCCGCGGAGATCAGGGACAAACACAGACTCTGGCACGCGGTCAGAGATGACTTACTGCTCAGACCCGATCTGAGCCCTGGAGAACAGCAGATATTCTCATGCAAACACTGTCCCTCCACGTTCTTCAGTTCTCCGGGTTTGACCAGACACATCAACAAGACTCACCCCACAGAGAACAGACAGGTGATGCTCTTACAGATGGCCGTCAGGCCGGGATGCTGA
- the nfkbiab gene encoding nuclear factor of kappa light polypeptide gene enhancer in B-cells inhibitor, alpha b codes for MELYRGSNTNQMDYNDDGRGPKSGKMLASNDDRLDSGLDSLKEDEYPDVVSDFGRMKVDERQDEPWRKELTEDGDTFLHLAIIHEAKDAALKMIDLSYGDPFLNIQNNQRQTALHLAVITEQPHIVEQLLKAGCDASLVDDCGNTALHIACRKGSMACFGLLTQGCPQHLPAILQTPNYNGQKCIHVVAIHGYLSLLESLIQLGADIDAQEQCNGRTALHLAVDLQNFELVKLLISKGADVHSFTYGGHTPYHLTYGRANTDIQKVLYELTAPHLRELPDSESEDSDEDYEDQCTSDDEDMYDDIKMMGQ; via the exons ATGGAGCTTTATCGAGGCAGCAACACCAACCAAATGGATTATAACGACGATGGCCGCGGACCCAAATCTGGGAAAATGCTTGCGAGCAACGACGACCGTTTAGACAGCGGTTTGGATTCGCTTAAAGAGGATGAATACCCGGACGTGGTGTCTGATTTCGGGCGGATGAAAGTGGACGAGCGGCAGGACGAGCCCTGGAGGAAAGAGCTCACCGAAGACGGAGACAC gtttttacaTCTTGCCATTATTCACGAGGCCAAAGATGCTGCattaaaaatgattgatttgtCCTATGGTGACCCCTTCCTCAACATACAGAACAACCAGAGACAG ACTGCCTTGCATTTGGCCGTCATCACAGAGCAGCCTCATATAGTAGAGCAGTTACTAAAGGCCGGCTGTGATGCTTCTCTGGTGGATGACTGTGGTAATACCGCCCTCCATATCGCCTGCAGAAAAGGTTCTATGGCCTGCTTTGGCCTCCTAACCCAGGGCTGTCCGCAGCACCTCCCAGCCATCCTCCAGACTCCAAACTATAACG GTCAGAAATGCATACACGTGGTCGCCATCCACGGCTACCTGTCGTTGTTGGAAAGCCTCATCCAGCTTGGCGCAGACATCGACGCACAG GAGCAGTGTAATGGGCGAACCGCTCTACACTTAGCGGTGGACCTTCAGAACTTTGAGCTGGTTAAACTTCTAATCAGCAAAGGTGCTGATGTTCACAGCTTCACGTACGGCGGTCACACGCCTTATCACCTGACCTATGGCCGGGCGAACACTGACATCCAGAAAGTCCTGTATGAGCTCACGGCGCCACACCTAAGGGAACTTCCAGATAGTGAGTCAGAGGATAGCGATGAGGATTATGAAGACCAATGTACATCTGATGATGAAGAT ATGTATGATGATATTAAAATGATGGGGCAGTAG